A window of Zingiber officinale cultivar Zhangliang chromosome 5A, Zo_v1.1, whole genome shotgun sequence contains these coding sequences:
- the LOC121979709 gene encoding uncharacterized protein LOC121979709 produces the protein MPPPCSLKEAQRLTRRITALSRFISRSFDRSLPFFKVLRRATRFQRDAECDQALEELKEYLNSLPVLAKPSAGEPLWIYLSSTDYAFGSALVKQNGHEQQPEDFLSHILKDVESCYTGLEKLAYALVLTGRRLRPYFLTHLIIVMTNNTLGRVLLDPEASGYYNILHRLTEEMKTSTVSCLFDQWGTDIVGSFPMATDQRRFLLVAVDYFSKWMEADPLARISEQMIIKFIRQNILCRFGIPHWLISDNGRQFAGRRLREWFEVYGI, from the exons ATGCCCCCGCCCTGTagcttgaaggaggcccaacggtTGACCAGACGGATcacagcattgtccagattcatatctaGGTCATTTGATCGGAGTCTACCATTCTTCAAGGTGTTGCGCCGAGCAACAAGATTCCAGCGGGATGCAGAGTGCGACCAAGCGTTGGAAGAActcaaggagtatcttaactCCTTACCCGTGTTAGCTAAGCCGAGTGCTGGGGAGCCACTTTGGATCTATTTGTCATCCACCGACTATGCGTTCGGCTCGGCATTAGTCAAGCAGAATGGCCATGAACAACAACCCGAagactttttaagccatatattgaaagacgtcGAATcctgctacactggtctcgaaaaaTTAGCTTACGCTTTGGTGCTTACCGGTCGGAGACTCCGCCCATACTTCCTCACTCATCTGATAATCGTCATGACCAACAACACcctgggaagagtcctcctcgACCCAGAGGCATCTGG GTATTACAACATCTTGCATCGACTAactgaggagatgaagacatccacAGTATCTTGcctgttcgaccaatggggcacgGACATCGTGGGGTCGTTTCCCATGGCAACCGATCAACGGAGATTCCTGCTCGTCGCGGTGGATTACTTCTCAAAGTGGATGGAAGCCGATCCGCTAGCAAGGATAAGTGAGCAAATGATCATCAAATTTATCCGGCAAAACATCttgtgtcggttcggcatcccccactGGCTTATCTCAGATAATGGGAGGCAATTTGCGGGACGGAGGCTCAGGGAATGGTTCGAAGTCTATGGCATCTAG